The genomic window TGCGCTGTGCCAAGGAGCGGGGGGTCAAGGTCGTGTTCACGCCGACCGCCAACACGGAGAGCGTGGCGGAGCATTTCGTCGGGATGGCGATCATGCTGGCCAAAATGATCCGGACCGGAGACATCGCCCTGCGCACCGGGGATTGGGCCGCCCGCAACCGGCTCATCGGGACCGAGCTCCACGGCAAGGCGCTGGGCGTCCTCGGTTTCGGCCGAATCGGCCGGCAGACGGCGAGAATCTGCCGCAACGGTTTCGCCATGAACGTCATTTACTATGACGTGTGCGACTATCCCGCGGTGGAGAAGGAGCTTCAGGCGAAGCGCGTGAGCGGTGAGGAGGTCTTCGAGCAGTCCGATTTCATCAGCGTCAATCTCCCTTTGCTCCCGAGCACTCGGCACTTCGTCAATGCGAAGCTGATCCGTTTGATGAAGCCCACCGCCTTCCTGATCAACATGGCCAGGGGGCCGGTGTGGAATGAGGAGGACGTAGCGGGGGCACTGCGCGAGAAACGGATCGCGGGCGTCGGTTCGGACGTGTACGAAGTCGAACCGGTCCCTGCCGACCATCCGCTGCTCAAGATGGACAATTTCGTGGGAACGCCGCACATGTCGGCCCATTCCGAGGAAGCCATGATCCGCATGAGCCTGGTGGCTTCTGACGTGGTTGCGGTACTGGAAGGGCGGGAACCGGAATATCCGGTGACGGTGTGATCCGGTCGTGGTCTTTGACGTTACAGTGATGGAGGTTGATATGCCTACGGTTACCATTTTCGAACAGTCGTGCAAGGGCGTCGAGGATTGCGGGATCTGCACCTTCGTATGCCCCAAAGGTCTGTTCAAGACTTCCCGGGAGATGAACCAGAACGGGTACCTGCCTCCCGAGGTGGAAAACCGGGAAGAATGCACCGCCTGTCTCAACTGCATGATCTACTGCCCTGATTTCGCCATTGTCGTGGAAACGGATGCCGAGGTGCAAACCACCAATCAAGAGGACGAAGATGAGTAGCCCAGGAAAGGTAATGACCGGCACGCATTTCATGATGGGAAACCTTGCCTGCGCGGAAGGGGCCATAGCCGCCGGCTGCAATTTTGCCGCCGGTTATCCCATCACGCCAGCCAGCGACATCGTCAACCGTCTTGCCTCCAGACTGCCGGGTCAGGGGGGGATTTTTCTCCAGACCGAAGACGAGATCAGCGCCATTTGCTCGGTCGTCGGCGCCTCATGGGCCGGCTGCAAGGCCCTGACGGCGACTTCCGGTCCCGGCATCAGCCTGATGCAGGAGACCATCGGCTTTGCGGTGGCTACCGAAACGCCCCTCGTCATCATCGACGTGCAGAGAGTCGGGCCGTCCACCGGGGTCCCCTCGGTCGGCATGGCCGGGGATATCGTCCAGGTCGCTCGAGGCTCCCACGGCGACTACCAGATCATCGCGCTCTGTCCGAGCGGCCCCCAGGAGATGTTCGACCACACGGTGCGGGCCTTCAACCTTGCGGAGCGTTACCGCGTGCCGGTGTTCGTCATGGCGGACGGGTTCATCGGGCACATGAGGGAGCGGGTGTTCATTCCCGAGGCGCAGAAGGTGCCGACGGTCGAGCGCAGGGTCCAGACCAAAGGGGGGAGCGTGAAGGAACGCCAGGACTTTCTGGACGTCAACGTTGCTCCCATGCCCGTGTTCGGCCGGTCCCTGCACGCGCACGTGACCAGTTCCTGCCATGACCGGCACGGGATGCGCAATTTGAGCGATCCCGAGGTCATGCACACGTTCATCACCGCGCCCATCGAGAAGATCCTCAAGCACGCCGACGACATCATCGACGTGGAGGAGGACTACGAAGGCAAGGAAGTCGCGGTGGTGAGCTACGGGACCGTGTCGCGGGCGGCGCGGGCGGCGGTGGAGCTTGCGGCGGGCGAGGGGCTGAGCATCGGGACGATGCGGCTTGTGACCTGCTGGCCGT from Syntrophobacter fumaroxidans MPOB includes these protein-coding regions:
- a CDS encoding hydroxyacid dehydrogenase: MAPKFKILLYESMHARGTEVLAEKCELVYATSLDEKNLIAQAADVDGIIIRANGAVTRALIESAPRLKVIGRHGVGLDAIDLRCAKERGVKVVFTPTANTESVAEHFVGMAIMLAKMIRTGDIALRTGDWAARNRLIGTELHGKALGVLGFGRIGRQTARICRNGFAMNVIYYDVCDYPAVEKELQAKRVSGEEVFEQSDFISVNLPLLPSTRHFVNAKLIRLMKPTAFLINMARGPVWNEEDVAGALREKRIAGVGSDVYEVEPVPADHPLLKMDNFVGTPHMSAHSEEAMIRMSLVASDVVAVLEGREPEYPVTV
- a CDS encoding 4Fe-4S dicluster domain-containing protein, with translation MPTVTIFEQSCKGVEDCGICTFVCPKGLFKTSREMNQNGYLPPEVENREECTACLNCMIYCPDFAIVVETDAEVQTTNQEDEDE
- a CDS encoding 2-oxoacid:acceptor oxidoreductase subunit alpha yields the protein MSSPGKVMTGTHFMMGNLACAEGAIAAGCNFAAGYPITPASDIVNRLASRLPGQGGIFLQTEDEISAICSVVGASWAGCKALTATSGPGISLMQETIGFAVATETPLVIIDVQRVGPSTGVPSVGMAGDIVQVARGSHGDYQIIALCPSGPQEMFDHTVRAFNLAERYRVPVFVMADGFIGHMRERVFIPEAQKVPTVERRVQTKGGSVKERQDFLDVNVAPMPVFGRSLHAHVTSSCHDRHGMRNLSDPEVMHTFITAPIEKILKHADDIIDVEEDYEGKEVAVVSYGTVSRAARAAVELAAGEGLSIGTMRLVTCWPFPEKQIRRMAERVRHVIVMEDNCGQLFPYVKAEAAHACKVDFLPPQILGQIHDPEYVVKRIKEMIR